The window aagtttccacatatatgagATTGCTTTGATGAATCCGGGAATCTGGGTGTaagggtggtcattggttgagttttagGGATCATGAGTAGGTTATGGTAAATTCCGAATAGTGTGATAAGTGAtggtttgtgggtattgagcTAGATTATGGTAGTGTTGTTAACGAATAAGTACTGGTGGATGGTTATGGTTATGAGGAGGTGATGGGTATTAATGTGGTGCAGGAGGATTTGGCAGTAGATTTTGGTTTTATGTGTTTTGGGGTGGTGctgggtgttgggtatttgggttttGTTGGTTAATATCAGGGATGTCTAGGGTGAGAGAAAGGTTTGCCAAGCTCCATAcatgatcaagttcttcttgtaGCTCCAGGATTTTTTGTTCCAGGCGTAAGACCAATTCATTCTGTGCCGGAGTACTTTGGCCATCTAAGGTTTCGGCATTTTCTTCCATAGTAGTATTGTCTTTTCTGATACCGcttaaatcatccatttttcCTTTCGCTTTGCTTctgcctttaggatcacttggtggaggaggaggtggaggacctttggatctagtgtgatatgccgatgatgccagtatgcacgaaccaaccttggggagtgggaataatcaaaagaaagaaaaacaaacaaaaggtaaccaagtcagtaagggatATTAAAAGAATGCTTGCAATATTAAATATGTTTTGCAAAATCACCTAATaatttgcgtcctaatttgggggacctcgttgtgcccgaggtaggcctaagcgacacattagacttggagaaaattaatgccaataattgtgtcatttcattaatgctaAAATGAATCATATCAttactaaatcgacaataatgagaaggttactaatggcattttgccttattacaatcaaaatctaaaactaagctagaaagcagtaaagaacatcatttcctaatCTGCTTcatcctagaaggaccttccccgtGTTTGGCTCTCTTGACTCCATCAATCAGGTCGCGCATATCCCACAATAGTTAAGTCAttgctagatgccctccttcaCTGCCATCCGTGTTTTGATAATCTGAaagcttctttctcatcttcccttcaagCTCCATGAACCCCCATTCCAAATATTACAATCTCTCTGTTGACTTAGTAGCAATTTCCCTCCATTCGTTGATTGCTTCGAtatccactttgtgttgttccagatgCCTAGCTTCAGACTCGAAGACCTTTTTGCGTAACCTCCCATACTTGATCTGTGCTTCAGTAGTATCATCTATGATCCTATTTTACAGATTAATTCCTGGCTTGACGTCTCCTGCTATATCGTCCACCAGCCATGATAGGTAGTAATATACATGaccggcatgatacctgtctggctcaatattTTTTTTCCACAATGACCTTCTGGTTCCACATATgatgtgcctcgaacttgaatggaatggcgTCCCCTTTAAAATCTgctttgtactggaccatgttggaaacccgaggtataacTTATTTTTCCcgcttgtctcattacccttataggagcataagggtAGATCCCCTTAACCCGATTAGTACCAGGTAAGAAGTCTCtctcgacctgatgatgaactcactactaagaaccattcaaacatccattatACCTGCTCGTctgtcaaattgctgaagaaatgcACCCAACTTACAGCATTTACAGGTTGTGCAAACCTATCTGGGATGAATGTCATTATATTTGGGTGATGGTAAGTTATGTAGTCATTCAACGGCTGTCATAGAAGCTCTTGGAGATATTCTCCCCTATGAATATGTTGTAATAACCAGACTTGTAATAACAGATTACAACCTTCAAAGTGCCCGAATCCTTGCTTGCACCCATTTAGAGCACGGTACATTTCAGCTaagatcatggggactatggctAGACGAGTATGGATCATTTCCCCTTTCATTGAAATATCAATAACCACAAGAACCAAACGAGGTAAACTCGACGGTGCGTCCAACCCAAGGAGGTAATGGcgagttcatcatgatgaaggcGATATGACTTACTTTGCCCATAACgctcataaaggaattcaaatgggatgtatgatttcttcaaacaaagaaattcatcatttttcttgaaacctaCCATTTTCAGAAAACCGCGAGGGGTGCGATTATCCGGCACTAATAACCCTGGACTATCCCACGGCAACTTAGTGAAGCCTCTTATTTAttctaggagaggagtcatttctatgtcaccaaagcGAAAGACGGtccttttctcatcccaaaacatggtaGCGGGCTCGATCAATGCCCTATTTGGTCAGATGTCTAGCAAAGACAACAACTTTCCAAGGACCcttctcacatgattcttgttGTAAGGCGCGAGGTTTTTCCACCAATCAAATAAcagaggtgggatgttttggaccatgccgaacctgggggacttcgtgcttcattttctgcaaacaaataaaatTAGCCTTTTCACCCTCCAGATTCGACCATTTACACAATAATGATCAATATATTGgcatattttctccaagtaatgcacgtAACATGGTAGTGTCCCTTAGGATTATAGAaatcggactttggacaaggcttatcttagcggGCTGTTAAGTTAACAACATCATAACCCATATtaggtttaacatgatgcatgtacatttgatgttggagtaaggtttctagaatggtctagactggtactattaagtggacaacttgagagggaaaggcacgagaCCGTCGACGGCACCGCtaatcgactagtctaccgcaaataagccttttttATTTAAAAAGGGTAATTTCGAAAGAGcgcagacactcatcaagtgccgatGTGTTGATAACTGGCACGAGAGGAGTATGATgtagagcatgctttatgcagagaTAATAATACGTTGCCAattatttgcatgataaatatgtaaaagcagtaaatacagtaataaggtaaaacatgaaaaaacataaaaagaaagacagaggaagaagttagttcgtggaATATATGTGAGAATGTAATAAAGCAAGTAAGGAAGTATGGGAGAGGCATGATATAGTAGTCTTTAAACAACATAAAGAGAAATCACAGCAAATAATGGTGAACATGGAAGAGATATGCATGTCATGACGGATTTACACAAATAAAGGTGAACGGGAAAGGAATGTGCAtgttaaaaacaaattaaaataaataaaggtgGAAAAGGGaaaggatgtgcatgtcataataatccacataagccacgttcattatggtaagagcttAAGTATAaaattcccagcagagtcgccatgctatcgcgccccgttttctcgcgaaagcagGTTTCAACATTGTGCAACTCTTTTAGATGGGATATAAAGTGTTAAAAGaggaagagtcgccacctaataatttttaaggtgcattagggtacctatttaggataactctgtttgactagtcaacaccGCCAAAGAtggggtaagggctcaaattacctcaaagagaaggtgttaggcactcttcgagctccacaactgtgggtctcgGTAGAACTTAAGACTATGTGAATTATAATTAGGCAAGACAAACAAGAGAGTAAGGGTTAGAGAATTCTATTATAACACAATGAGAAATAAGgattacaaggatataactataacggtctatataggatgactaaatgtataaagaagaaaaggagggggtcgtaagttttttagcctaatgGATCACcacgtgcaacataaataatacttcgcaactcccttgaggtaggtagttactcatattattcatcgggcacagactatcatctcatattacccgattactatgttaaagttgtttacctaaatgCGCTCTAGTTCAATTCTAACTCGTACCCTAGGCGTACACTACTCGTCCCACGCCTATGATCCAGGAGacattggacctctatttgggtggttctagactttacttaggatgctcaaaatgataaaactaaagtgacatacaaaacaagtaggacttcataTAAAGGTagttaaaggctcaagttagTCTCCACACTTAGACACGAAGGAACGCAAGCAGATTCAGTATTGTGAATAAGCAGTTTCAGAATTGAGATAAAATTAAAGTCATATTAAGCTAGACATACTTTCTATGTGACTTTAAATTCAAACGTACAAGCAGTTTCAGATGCAAGGCACCActttaaacctatagacataatTTCCAAACAACTACACAGTTTGAGAGTATTTTGGTATTGCATGCCGATTATTGAGATTGCAACTTTTActatataattttataaaatttttacAAAACTTGATCATTTCTTgaggttgagaaaatagaaaaaaataaactaTTTCATTTGAACTCGTTGAATTTCAAGTACAGGCCAGTTAAGGTGAAGTTACTAACATTAGTGGACTCGTGAGTTGTGACAGTACAGCTGGACCATGAATGCTGGGCCTAGCCTCTTTTAGTTTCAAAGCTTATAAATCCAGTGCAAGGCTCTTTCTGTTCCATGCATGATTTTAATTTCTAGtataataaaatcatcaattCACTCAAATGAGAAAATTCTTATGGAACCGTAAAACTCTCAAGAAAATGTAGCTCATCCTCTAGTGCTATTTATTTCAGAGAAGTACATTTTTCCATGTTTCTGAATTATGTTTCTTATTTCGAAAATGAAAAGCCTCGTTTTAATAGGAAGGATGGTTATTCTCCATGAAAATTAAGGGCACGACAGAGAAAAGAGTAGCTTGTATATATCGACAATATAAAAAATTTTAtagaatatttaattttaaagttaAAGAACTGACAGCCAATTGTGTGATAGATTTCACCTGTACTAGACAATACAAGCGATTCTTCACGTCTTATTTTCAttaaatttctttcttttatctCTTTCCCTTTCTGATCTCAAATGATCCATCCTCTCCTTTGTGACTTCTGGATAGTGGTTTTTGACGCCTAAGAAGTTCATGGTATGATAACATGaagttgattgaaaagaagccacGTTAGTTTTGTAGACGGTCGAGTAAGTGTAAAACCCCATGCCACACATTTCATGCTAATCTAATATATTGCACTGTGCTCATACTATATTGGGAAATCTTACGCTTTTTAGTTCTCCTACAGCATGCCACGATTCATCACCGATcatctcaaaaaaaaaatgaaataagaatatACTAGCTAGCCCTATATATTAGCAATGCTCTCTATATAAATTAAACACTCATTTTCATTTTGATAGTGTGGTTTAATTACTTGTACATGTTAGTGTGTGCAAGGAGAGTTAGTATAATATAAGGACACCATGGGCAGCCCTCAACTTCATGTAGGCATTGTAGCTAGCCCAGGAAAAGGGCACTTAATCCCAGTTCTTGTTTTAGGCAATCGACTCGCTGTCTTTCACAATATCAAAGCTACTATCATTATTATCACAAGCAAGAATTCACCTCCCGATACACAACTTCTTAAGACCTTCAATGTCCCAAGAAAACTTATAGACGTTGTCCAAATTCCTCCAGTGGACATCTCCAACCTAATTGATACCGACGCAAAGGTGGTGACACAAATTTGCGTGATGGTATGTACTATACGTTGAAATGTTAACAAAACTTTATTcgttttttattaatttaatttgttcATGGCCGAAAatattaagagcccgtttggattggcttaaaaaaggTAGCTTTAATTTTCAGCAGAAATAATTTTTAAGCCAAAAAGTAATAAATAATTGGGGTTACCCAGCTTATTGCTTTTGCCTTGTTTTAAGcgattttaaacttattttaagcactttttaACTTTGTCAAAtacttgaaaaaaaattaaaaaaagtttaaaagctgatttgaccagcttaaaagccaatccaaaAACCCTCTAAGTATTGGTCTAGGAGATTCATATATTAGTGTATGACTTTGTTCGTGTACTAGTAAAAGgaggataaaaaattaaataaaattacgTGTATGGGCTAGATATACTTTATTCGTCTTAGTTTATGTGGCCGGTTTCGGATTTCGAGAGTCAATTGAGTTTTCCTTTGACCGTGattattttatatactttttagATATTTAGAATTGTTAACTAGTGTGACTTATAATACTTCTTATTgtgttatttttaaatatataaattttatttcaaaaaatttaaaaattctatATTCGAATTTACGGTCAGAATTAAGAAGTTTGACTTACATAATTTGGGACAGAGATGATTTAGATCACCAATAACAATTACCCACCTATATATTTCTAGAAATTCTGTTAGCGAAGTTGTGAAAAAGAATCATCCTATCTTCCACTTCTCTCCTAATAAGCAAAATTTTCTAACAGGTACGTCAGGCTTTACCTGAAATCCGAATCGCCATATCAACGATTAAGCCAGACGCTCTCATCGTGGACCTTCTCTCAACAGAAGTCATGACGTTGGTTTCCAGAGAATTTAACATGCCAAAGTACGTATTTGTTCCAACTAATGCATGGTTCACTGCCTTGGCAATTTACAGTGCCAAGGTTCTTGATAAAGAAATAGAGGGTCAATATGTTGACCATGGAAATATCTTGATGATTCCTGGCTGTAAACCGGTTAGACCGGATGATGTTGTTGATGCAATGCTGGACCGGAATGATGAGCAATACAATGAGCACGTTAGGCTAGGAATTGAGTACACTTTATCTGATGGAATTTTAATTAATACATGGGAAGAAGCTGAGTGTGACACTTTGAAAGGGCTTACAGAAAATGAAAGGTTGAAAAGTGTTGTTAAAGTACAAATTTACCCTATAGGGCCTTTGAGGAGAAATGTTGAGGATAAAAATATGGAAAATTGGATTTTGAAATGGCTTGATAAGCAACCTTCAGAGTCAGTTTTGTATGTATCATTTGGAAGTGGTGGAACTCTATCTTCTAAGCAGATGATTGAGTTGGCTTGGGGTTTGAAATTAAGCCAGCAGAGGTTTGTTTGGGTGGTGCGTCCACCGTGTGATGGTGGGGCCGACGGAAGCTTTTTTAATTCAGGACAAAATCCTGAACAGACTGCCGTTGATAAGTCGGAAAAAGAAGAGGATAATGTCAAGTCATCATGCTCCTTATGTCCAGCGCAACACTTACCTTGTGATGGGACACTAGATTACTTGCCTGAGGGCTTTTTGACACGTACACGAGACAAAGGATTGGTGGTTCAAACGTGGGCACAACAAGTAGAAATATTAAGTCACTCGGCAGTAGGTGGATTTTTGACACGTACACGAGACAAAGGATTGGTGGTTCAAACGTGGGCACAACAAGTAGAAATAACCTTGTGATGGGACACTAGATTACTTGCCTGAGGGCTTTTTGACACGTACACGAGACAAAGGATTTTTGTCTCATTGTGGATGGAATTCGACAATAGAGAGCTTAACAAATGGCATTCCCATGATAGCCTGGCAACTCTACGCTGAGCAAAGACTTAATGCCACCATGTTGACGAAGGAACTCAGGGTGGCAGTT of the Nicotiana tabacum cultivar K326 chromosome 7, ASM71507v2, whole genome shotgun sequence genome contains:
- the LOC107779492 gene encoding anthocyanidin 3-O-glucosyltransferase 5-like, which gives rise to MGSPQLHVGIVASPGKGHLIPVLVLGNRLAVFHNIKATIIIITSKNSPPDTQLLKTFNVPRKLIDVVQIPPVDISNLIDTDAKVVTQICVMVRQALPEIRIAISTIKPDALIVDLLSTEVMTLVSREFNMPKYVFVPTNAWFTALAIYSAKVLDKEIEGQYVDHGNILMIPGCKPVRPDDVVDAMLDRNDEQYNEHVRLGIEYTLSDGILINTWEEAECDTLKGLTENERLKSVVKVQIYPIGPLRRNVEDKNMENWILKWLDKQPSESVLYVSFGSGGTLSSKQMIELAWGLKLSQQRFVWVVRPPCDGGADGSFFNSGQNPEQTAVDKSEKEEDNVKSSCSLCPAQHLPCDGTLDYLPEGFLTRTRDKGLVVQTWAQQVEILSHSAVGGFLTHYLPEGFLTRTRDKGFLSHCGWNSTIESLTNGIPMIAWQLYAEQRLNATMLTKELRVAVRPEFLPTKKVVGREEIEKMVRTIMQYPEGKGIRNKAKQLLISAENALRKGGSSYNSMCKVLKDIENKLVS